In the Daphnia pulicaria isolate SC F1-1A chromosome 2, SC_F0-13Bv2, whole genome shotgun sequence genome, one interval contains:
- the LOC124327603 gene encoding uncharacterized protein LOC124327603: protein MTNRQMLIAVLSLFVLQAQFVLPSPTDSRLVKRQSLQSDSTLFLDSVGDLVIGVINTGLRSVAALITSGNEATQKMAVAVGSAALPPLLNVTRAFTRVQQSSTRLFNNTQSVVPEPGTLRDVTRRIAQGIQPAIGLVGQSVNSTFRRTSGNGILGAFGGSSNTTRVNPNDSEIPPEGFEDF, encoded by the exons ATGACTAATCGTCAAATGTTAATAGCAGTTCTTTCGCTTTTTGTTCTACAAGCCCAATTCGTGTTGCCTAGTCCTACTGATTCACGTCtg GTAAAGCGTCAAAGTTTGCAGTCGGATTCTACACTCTTCTTAGATTCCGTGGGCGATTTGGTAATTGGAGTGATAAACACGG GCCTCCGGAGCGTTGCGGCCTTGATTACATCCGGAAACGAAGCGACTCAAAAAATGGCCGTG GCAGTTGGATCGGCGGCTCTTCCACCACTTTTGAATGTCACACGCGCTTTTACTCGCGTTCAGCAATCTTCCACGCGTCTTTTCAATAATACGCAGTCTGTCGTACCGGAGCCGGGAACTTTACGTGACGTAACACGA CGTATTGCCCAAGGCATTCAGCCGGCCATCGGGCTTGTCGGGCAGTCTGTCAACAGCACATTTCGAAGAACATCTGGTAATGGGATCCTCGGCGCTTTCGGTGGATCATCTAACACCACAAGAGTCAACCCCAACGACAGCGAGATCCCACCGGAAGGTTTCGAAGATTTCTAG
- the LOC124327580 gene encoding neuronal acetylcholine receptor subunit alpha-10-like isoform X1: MRSRKMAQRIWIAFVTVLAIPGNQGDDGEYIRPIVSHEYRLIQHLMANYDRSVRPSRNAAEPLNITFGLALTQIIDVDERNQILTTNCWMNQMWTDYSLVWNVSEFGGIRVVRIPADKVWKSDIILYNNADSEYNSALLSTNVIVTHDGNLTWLSSAIFKSSCGINVEYFPFDEQKCSMKFSSWTYDGLQVNLLNQAEEGDLSNYVPNGEWDLIDLVVERNVVFYSCCEEPYPDITFHIVLRRRPLFYVFNLILPCVLITGIALMSFYMPSDSGEKVTLGITTLLSMTVFLMVIGESMPPTSEKLPLIGLYYGVTISLVSFATGLSVVTLNIHHRGMRGRGVPPLVKKIVFGVLAKLLFIHLDVSEGCSCSTKAKEFQQKNQMEMNERFNVDVGDSLKSDSNGSLPHRLVVVFVAAAWFYFRESSFGASAGLINSVPSNIGPVDNFERQFLRVLNKVYQHIERSEARLADQDRKDVIKLEWQQVALVIDRFLLWIFIISTVAATFGILYMSPHSRLFSM; the protein is encoded by the exons ATGAGATCCCGCAAAATGGCGCAAAGGATTTGGATAGCTTTCGTGACGGTCCTTGCTATTCCAG gTAACCAAGGAGATGACGGTGAATACATTCGCCCCATCGTGTCTCACGAGTACCGTTTG ATCCAGCATTTGATGGCGAATTACGACCGTTCGGTGCGACCTTCCCGAAACGCCGCCGAACCATTAAACATCACATTTGGATTGGCTCTGACTCAAATCATCGACGTG GATGAACGGAATCAAATTCTGACTACAAATTGCTGGATGAATCAG ATGTGGACCGATTACAGTCTCGTTTGGAACGTCTCCGAGTTCGGCGGGATCCGAGTGGTTCGCATTCCGGCCGACAAAGTGTGGAAGTCGGATATCATTCTGTATAACAA CGCCGACTCTGAATACAACTCGGCTTTATTGTCAACAAACGTAATCGTTACTCACGACGGCAATCTCACGTGGCTCTCGTCCGCCATTTTCAAATCATCTTGCG GCATCAATGTTGAATATTTCCCATTCGACGAGCAGAAATGCTCCATGAAATTCTCCAGTTGGACCTACGACGGCTTGCAA GTGAATTTGTTGAATCAAGCCGAAGAAGGCGACTTGTCCAATTATGTTCCAAATG GCGAATGGGATCTCATTGATTTGGTGGTCGAGCGAAATGTAGTGTTCTATTCCTGTTGCGAAGAACCTTATCCGGATATCACGTTTCACATTGTTCTGAGGCGCAGACCTCTCTTCTACG TATTCAATTTGATCCTGCCATGTGTTTTGATAACGGGGATTGCATTGATGTCGTTTTACATGCCCTCCGATTCCGGCGAGAAAGTGACTCTCGGCATCACAACGCTACTCTCCATGACAGTTTTCCTTATG GTTATCGGCGAGAGTATGCCACCAACATCGGAGAAACTTCCACTTATAG ggtTATATTACGGCGTGACCATCAGCCTCGTCTCGTTTGCCACTGGCCTGTCCGTGGTAACGCTCAATATTCACCACAG AGGGATGCGCGGTCGAGGGGTGCCACCGTTGGTGAAAAAAATCGTTTTTGGGGTTCTGGCGAAATTACTTTTTATTCATCTGGACGTTTCAGAAGGATGTTCCTGTAGTACCAAAGCCAAG GAATTCCagcagaaaaatcaaatggaaatgaatgAGCGTTTCAACGTCGATGTAGGAGACAGTCTCAAGAGCGACAGCAACGGCAGTTTGCCACACCG actggttgttgtttttgttgccgCCGCTTGGTTTTATTTCCGGGAATCAAGTTTTGGCGCCAGTGCCGGATTGATAAACAGCGTTCCGTCCAACATTGGGCCCGTCGACAATTTTGAGCGACAATTCTTGCGGGTGCTCAACAAAGTCTACCAACACATTGAGCGCAGTGAAGCCCGATTGGCCGATCAAGATCGTAAGGACGTCATCAAGTTAGAGTGGCAGCAAGTAGCTCTAGTGATCGACAG GTTCCTCCTGTGGATATTCATCATTTCAACCGTGGCCGCCACTTTTGGCATTCTTTACATGTCTCCTCACTCGAGACTGTTTAGCATGTAA
- the LOC124327580 gene encoding neuronal acetylcholine receptor subunit alpha-10-like isoform X2 has translation MRSRKMAQRIWIAFVTVLAIPGNQGDDGEYIRPIVSHEYRLIQHLMANYDRSVRPSRNAAEPLNITFGLALTQIIDVDERNQILTTNCWMNQMWTDYSLVWNVSEFGGIRVVRIPADKVWKSDIILYNNADSEYNSALLSTNVIVTHDGNLTWLSSAIFKSSCGINVEYFPFDEQKCSMKFSSWTYDGLQVNLLNQAEEGDLSNYVPNGEWDLIDLVVERNVVFYSCCEEPYPDITFHIVLRRRPLFYVFNLILPCVLITGIALMSFYMPSDSGEKVTLGITTLLSMTVFLMVIGESMPPTSEKLPLIGLYYGVTISLVSFATGLSVVTLNIHHRGMRGRGVPPLVKKIVFGVLAKLLFIHLDVSEGCSCSTKAKEFQQKNQMEMNERFNVDVGDSLKSDSNGSLPHRFGASAGLINSVPSNIGPVDNFERQFLRVLNKVYQHIERSEARLADQDRKDVIKLEWQQVALVIDRFLLWIFIISTVAATFGILYMSPHSRLFSM, from the exons ATGAGATCCCGCAAAATGGCGCAAAGGATTTGGATAGCTTTCGTGACGGTCCTTGCTATTCCAG gTAACCAAGGAGATGACGGTGAATACATTCGCCCCATCGTGTCTCACGAGTACCGTTTG ATCCAGCATTTGATGGCGAATTACGACCGTTCGGTGCGACCTTCCCGAAACGCCGCCGAACCATTAAACATCACATTTGGATTGGCTCTGACTCAAATCATCGACGTG GATGAACGGAATCAAATTCTGACTACAAATTGCTGGATGAATCAG ATGTGGACCGATTACAGTCTCGTTTGGAACGTCTCCGAGTTCGGCGGGATCCGAGTGGTTCGCATTCCGGCCGACAAAGTGTGGAAGTCGGATATCATTCTGTATAACAA CGCCGACTCTGAATACAACTCGGCTTTATTGTCAACAAACGTAATCGTTACTCACGACGGCAATCTCACGTGGCTCTCGTCCGCCATTTTCAAATCATCTTGCG GCATCAATGTTGAATATTTCCCATTCGACGAGCAGAAATGCTCCATGAAATTCTCCAGTTGGACCTACGACGGCTTGCAA GTGAATTTGTTGAATCAAGCCGAAGAAGGCGACTTGTCCAATTATGTTCCAAATG GCGAATGGGATCTCATTGATTTGGTGGTCGAGCGAAATGTAGTGTTCTATTCCTGTTGCGAAGAACCTTATCCGGATATCACGTTTCACATTGTTCTGAGGCGCAGACCTCTCTTCTACG TATTCAATTTGATCCTGCCATGTGTTTTGATAACGGGGATTGCATTGATGTCGTTTTACATGCCCTCCGATTCCGGCGAGAAAGTGACTCTCGGCATCACAACGCTACTCTCCATGACAGTTTTCCTTATG GTTATCGGCGAGAGTATGCCACCAACATCGGAGAAACTTCCACTTATAG ggtTATATTACGGCGTGACCATCAGCCTCGTCTCGTTTGCCACTGGCCTGTCCGTGGTAACGCTCAATATTCACCACAG AGGGATGCGCGGTCGAGGGGTGCCACCGTTGGTGAAAAAAATCGTTTTTGGGGTTCTGGCGAAATTACTTTTTATTCATCTGGACGTTTCAGAAGGATGTTCCTGTAGTACCAAAGCCAAG GAATTCCagcagaaaaatcaaatggaaatgaatgAGCGTTTCAACGTCGATGTAGGAGACAGTCTCAAGAGCGACAGCAACGGCAGTTTGCCACACCG TTTTGGCGCCAGTGCCGGATTGATAAACAGCGTTCCGTCCAACATTGGGCCCGTCGACAATTTTGAGCGACAATTCTTGCGGGTGCTCAACAAAGTCTACCAACACATTGAGCGCAGTGAAGCCCGATTGGCCGATCAAGATCGTAAGGACGTCATCAAGTTAGAGTGGCAGCAAGTAGCTCTAGTGATCGACAG GTTCCTCCTGTGGATATTCATCATTTCAACCGTGGCCGCCACTTTTGGCATTCTTTACATGTCTCCTCACTCGAGACTGTTTAGCATGTAA
- the LOC124327571 gene encoding DNA repair protein RAD50-like, with the protein MSRIDQLSITGIRNFSSDSAEVIKFEPPVTLILGKNGSGKTTIIESLKYATTGEVPSGTGRGQSFIHDPNLSTNKISIGSIKLQFFDEHNNKFIVTRSMEARILKSKMDFKTIDGTISIVQPDGTLKSHKNKNNDLNTFVCNTLGVSKALLNNVLFCHQEDSNWPLEEAKKVKDKFDDIFNTTRYVKCQDEIRKQMIEVKAKMKDIEKMVDRYKMQKDQAEEFQNDQRRHTERKAILEAEMQQLQKTKTELDAKLKQSMDQYREAEKTKAEIQRKKVRMEELERNRHDLESDITRVITASVEDLEREIQRFQMTKGEREKELNVLQRELQRVDQSGKINAAAQQEQLVQLGKLQSEEEQHNNRIKERDCLLSNLARSYQWPGHSAFPSNQPLSSVQVSQYQDLLKQTVEQEKHKESVLKQELENEERRLLNSLNKLREECVRLEQDIKAKDTFLNTCQRELSEIEAKLDAMEENSRQMTILERQQVEAQTLVDRAKQELNEDELIRNIDRAKSEKVMQEAELDHCRSQLKKVMGQRDIRVKLEMHQKDLSSKRTQERRLMSRETVEDAIKILVGNNANQDNLLSYYNGRLKSITASLSSKQHNLTKLGQEGATCEANLRNIRSQLDSKQSELSAHQQKLKNAGSSGATELENDIARLALEIQDLDDQRGLVHGSEKMYNHFIEKMEKQRAHADCPLCHREFDDADESLVLVDELKGRVEAMPTKKADLDRKIAEKKSKHGQLLQLRPVAQSIAKLAEAEIPKLESGLKDLESRSSIIQVDLRDLEESIEFLKNEEDIGKKAHPDIIQLDAVKTDIKKLQSLVDNIQAQLGLSGAEGSLTVEEVQEQVEKAEASYRLTTQSIESMNDRYNGHQNKLTQLQQNVNRLMERKLQLNNNLQQRGNLLERKTTLETDIEKARLDVEEWKQNLQPMVAKQLAAQATHVDSQKKRNSLTEQARRKVEELLNQLRALASFDKEIEKWSADGKVAQLQHSQQEVERLKVEKLALEQRKMEIQENAKKIELALSNCENEERNLRNNLKLIVNTTDRQVVKQELDQLIATLETFKLQQLVKEIQRLEEHLERCKIRLGELNGTFQEIEKSIRELEVKLRREEFATAEERYLDQVKDFEIHQGISEDLANFYNALESALMKFHKERMSVINRMVREMWHSTYKGKDIDYVEIHAEESGALGVNSRRQYNYRVVMVKNGVEMDMRGRCSAGQKVLASLIIRMALAEAFSSKCGVLALDEPTTNLDEDNIASLSDTILELSNAITRQKRKFQLIVITHDEKFLERMSRDKRMEKFYRVDRNRFNLSEIRQYDVMGGSQSTNIVKKMLK; encoded by the exons atgtcgAGAATCGACCAACTTTCTATTACAGGAATTCGAAATTTCTCGTCTGATAGTGCTGAGGTCATAAAATTTGAACCTCCAGTAACACTTATTTTGGGAAAGAATGGCAGCGGCAAAACA ACTATTATTGAATCCCTCAAATATGCCACCACTGGAGAAGTGCCATCTGGAACTGGTAGAGGACAATCATTTATCCATGATCCTAACCtatcaacaaataaaatt TCTATAGGTTCTATAAAGCTACAATTCTTTGATGAGCAcaacaataaattcattgtTACACGCTCCATGGAAGCACGAATACTGAAATCTAAGATGGATTTCAAAACAATTGATGGTACCATCTCTATAGTCCAGCCTGATGGAACG CTAAAAAgccacaagaacaaaaataatgaccTGAATACATTTGTTTGCAACACACTTGGTGTTTCTAAAGCACTGTTAAACAATGTGTTGTTCTGCCATCAGGAAGATTCAAATTG GCCATTGGAAGaagcaaaaaaagtcaaagacAAATTTGATGATATTTTCAATACCACAAG GTATGTCAAATGCCAGGACGAAATTAGGAAACAAATGATTGAAGTTAAAGCCA AGATGAAGGATATTGAGAAAATGGTGGATCGTTACAAAATGCAAAAGGATCAAGCTGAAGAGTTTCAAAATGATCAACGTCGACATACTGAACGTAAAGCGATCTTAGAAGCGGAGATGCAACAACTCCAAAAGACCAAAACTGAACTTGACGCCAAGTTAAAACAGAGTATGGATCAGTATAGGGAAGCCGAAAAGACGAAAGCGGAAattcaaaggaaaaaagttCGTATGGAGGAGCTGGAGCGTAATCGGCATGACTTGGAGTCGGATATTACTCGGGTCATCACAGCCAGTGTTGAAGATTTGGAACGAGAAATTCAACGATTTCAGATGACCAAG GGTGAACGAGAGAAAGAACTTAATGTTCTACAAAGAGAATTACAGCGGGTGGATCAAAGTGGAAAAATAAACGCTGCAGCACAACAAGAACAGCTTGTGCAGTTAGGAAAGCTGCAATCTGAAGAGGAGCAGCATAATAACCGTATTAAAGAACGCGATTGCCTTCTGAGCAATTTGGCTCGCAGTTATCAATGGCCTGGCCATTCTGCATTCCCGTCAAACCAGCCACTCA GCTCTGTCCAAGTTTCTCAATATCAAGATCTGCTCAAGCAAACTGTTgaacaagaaaagcataaagaATCAGTCTTGAAACAAGaattggaaaatgaagaaaggagACTCCTTAATTCCCTTAACAAACTAAGAGAAGAGTGTGTGCGTCTCGAACAAGACATTAAAGCAAAAGACACATTTCTGAATACTTGTCAGAG AGAATTGTCCGAGATAGAAGCCAAACTAGACGCTATGGAAGAGAACTCTCGTCAAATGACTATTCTGGAACGTCAGCAAGTGGAAGCACAGACATTGGTTGATCGTGCAAAACAGGAGCTGAACGAAGATGAATTAATTCGCAACATTGATCGAGCCAA gtctgaaaaagtgatgcaGGAAGCCGAACTTGACCATTGTCGTTCACAACTAAAGAAAGTAATGGGCCAAAGAGACATTCGAGTGAAACTTGAAATGCATCAAAAGGATTTGTCTAGTAAAAGAACTCAAGAACGTCGGCTGATG TCGCGAGAAACAGTGGAAGATGCTATAAAAATTCTTGTTGGCAATAACGCGAATCAGGACAATTTGCTTTCTTACTACAATGGTCGTTTGAAGTCGATAACTGCTTCGCTTTCAAGTAAGCAGCATAACTTGACCAAACTGGGTCAAGAAGGAGCAACTTGCGAAGCCAACTTACGAAACATTCGTAGTCAGTTAGATTCTAAACAATCCGAGTTGTCGG cccaccaacaaaaattgaagaacGCTGGGAGTTCTGGCGCTACTGAACTTGAAAATGACATTGCCCGACTAGCGCTAGAAATTCAGGATTTGGATGATCAGCGCGGATTAGTCCATGGCTCAGAAAAGATGTACAATCACTTcattgaaaaaatggaaaaacagcGTGCTCACGCAGACTGCCCGCTTTGCCATCGTGAATTTGATGATGCCGATGAATCACTAGTACTGGTTGATGAACTGAAAGGCCGAGTCGAAGCTATGCCTACTAAG AAAGCGGATTTAGATCGCAAAAtcgcagagaaaaaaagtaagcATGGCCAGCTACTCCAATTGCGACCGGTCGCACAATCTATAGCTAAGTTGGCCGAAGCAGAAATCCCTAAGCTGGAGTCCGGATTGAAAGATCTCGAAAGCCGTTCCAGCATCATTCAGGTTGATCTGAGAGATCTGGAGGAGTCTATTGAGTttctaaaaaatgaggaagatATTGGAAAGAAAGCCCATCCAGACATCATTCAGCTAGATGCCGTCAAG ACTGACATAAAGAAGCTGCAGTCTCTAGTTGACAATATCCAGGCCCAGCTAGGTCTTTCAGGAGCTGAAGGCAGTTTAACGGTGGAAGAAGTTCAGGAGCAGGTAGAAAAGGCCGAGGCGTCCTATCGGTTGACAACGCAAAGCATCGAGTCTATGAATGACAGATACAATGGACATCAAAATAAACTCACGCAGTTGCAGCAAAACGTGAATCGCCTAATGGAGCGCAAGCTTCAGTTGAACAACAATTTACAACAGCGAGGTAATCTGTTGGAGCGCAAGACAACTTTAGAGACAGATATCGAGAAAGCGCGTCTCGACGTCGAAGAATGGAAACAGAATCTTCAACCAATGGTTGCCAAACAGTTGGCGGCTCAAGCCACACATGTCGATTCACAGAAGAAACGCAATTCCTTAACTGAGCAAGCAAGAAGAAAG GTTGAGGAATTGTTGAACCAACTTCGTGCGCTGGCCAGTTTCGATAAGGAAATCGAAAAGTGGAGTGCAGACGGCAAAGTTGCTCAACTGCAACACAGTCAGCAAGAGGTCGAACGGCTAAAAGTGGAAAAATTGGCGCTGGAGCAacgaaaaatggaaattcagGAAAACGCGAAGAAAATTGAGTTAGCTCTAAGCAACTGTGAAAACGAAGAAAGGAATTTGCGAAACAATCTCAAACTAATTGTCAATACGACCGACAGGCAGGTTGTCAAGCAAGAACTTGATCAACTCATTGCCACATTGGAAACCTTTAAACTGCAGCAACTAGTAAAAGAGATCCAAAGACTTGAAGAACACTTGGAACGTTGCAAGATCAGG TTAGGCGAATTAAATGGAACATTCCAAGAAATCGAGAAAAGCATTCGTGAGCTTGAAGTGAAATTGCGGCGTGAGGAATTCGCTACAGCGGAGGAGCGGTACTTGGATCAGGTCAAGGATTTTGAAATTCACCAGGGTATCAGCGAGGATCTCGCTAATTTTTATAATGCCCTCGAGTCCGCACTCATGAAATTCCACAAAGAGAGGATGAGCGTCATCAATAGAATGGTTCGTGAAATGTGGCACTCCACATACAAAGGCAAAGATATCGACTACGTTGAAATTCATGCAGAGGAGTCGGGTGCATTGG GCGTTAATTCGCGTCGCCAGTATAACTACAGAGTCGTCATGGTTAAAAATGGGGTCGAAATGGATATGAGGGGGAGGTGCAGTGCCGGACAAAAG GTTTTGGCATCATTAATCATTCGAATGGCATTAGCTGAGGCTTTCAGTTCAAAATGTGGCGTTTTAGCTTTGGACGAGCCTACAACTAATTTAGATGAAGATAACATTGCAAGTTTGAGCGATACTATTTTGGA GCTATCCAACGCGATTACCCGTCAGAAGCGAAAATTCCAACTGATTGTTATTACTCACGACGAAAAATTTTTGGAACGAATGTCGCGTGATAAACGGATGGAAAAATTTTACCGAGTTGATCGCAATCGATT CAATTTGTCCGAAATCCGACAGTACGACGTCATGGGTGGATCCCAGTCAACAAATATAGTCAAGAAAATGCTAAAATAA